A genomic region of Colletotrichum destructivum chromosome 1, complete sequence contains the following coding sequences:
- a CDS encoding Putative ankyrin repeat-containing domain superfamily, translating to MLFDTGKIKIRSKQGQASLSWAAMNGYEAIVKLLLETGEVEIDSKDNDGCTPLLWAALFNREAVVKMLLDTGKVDVDSKDNHGQTPFSYAAMSKNETLIQILLDTGKVDVDSKDNDGRTPLSHAAWYGREAVIKLLLDTDKVDVDSKDKDGRTPLSWAAKNHDDVVVKMLLDTGKVDVDSKDNDGRTPLSHAAWYGREAVIKLLLDTDKVDVDSKDNDGRTPLSWAAESGNEAVVKMLVDTGKVDIDSKDIDGQTPLSWAAESGSKTTVKVLLSRGCAPIYLSDNSGQTPLSWAAMEEEVKRSCYS from the coding sequence ATGCTCTTCGACACAGGCAAGATTAAGATCCGCTCAAAGCAAGGTCAGGCATCACTATCATGGGCCGCCATGAATGGCTACGAGGCAATCGTCAAATTACTCCTCGAGACCGGCGAGGTTGAAATCGACTCGAAAGATAACGATGGCTGTACGCCACTTCTATGGGCAGCCTTGTTTAATAGGGAGGCAGTCGTCAAGATGCTCCTGGACACCGGCAAGGTTGATGTCGACTCAAAGGATAATCACGGCCAAACGCCATTCTCATATGCAGCCATGAGTAAGAACGAGACACTTATCCAGATTCTCCTGGACACCGGCAAGGTTGATGTCGACTCAAAGGATAACGACGGCCGAACGCCACTTTCACATGCGGCTTGGTATGGAAGAGAGGCAGTCATcaagctgctcctcgacaccGACAAAGTTGACGTCGACTCGAAGGATAAAGACGGCCGAACACCACTCTCATGGGCCGCTAAGAATCACGATGATGTAGTTGTCAAAATGCTTCTGGACACCGGCAAGGTTGATGTCGACTCAAAGGATAACGACGGCCGAACGCCACTTTCACATGCGGCTTGGTATGGAAGAGAGGCAGTCATCAAGTTGCTCCTCGACACCGACAAAGTTGACGTCGACTCGAAGGATAACGACGGCCGAACGCCACTATCATGGGCCGCGGAGAGCGGAAACGAGGCAGTTGTCAAAATGCTTGTCGATACCGGCAAGGTTGATATCGACTCAAAGGATATTGATGGCCAAACGCCACTATCCTGGGCCGCCGAGAGTGGAAGTAAAACAACCGTCAAGGTGCTTCTTAGTAGAGGGTGCGCTCCAATCTACTTAAGCGATAACTCTGGCCAAACGCCCCTATCTTGGGCCGCGATGGAAGAGGAAGTAAAGCGGTCCTGCTACTCTTGA